A stretch of the Vagococcus xieshaowenii genome encodes the following:
- the tnpA gene encoding IS200/IS605 family transposase, whose amino-acid sequence MCKYHIVFTPKYRRKIIYNQYRESLIEIFRRLCSYKGVEIIEGHLMPDHVHILVSIPPKLSVSQFMGYLKGKSALMMFDKHANLKYKFGNRHFWSEGYYVSTVGLNEATIKKYIQEQEKHDMVIDKLTTREYNDPFKG is encoded by the coding sequence ATGTGTAAATATCATATTGTCTTTACTCCAAAGTATAGAAGAAAAATCATTTATAATCAATATCGAGAAAGCTTAATTGAAATCTTTCGGAGATTATGCAGCTATAAAGGAGTAGAAATAATTGAAGGACATTTGATGCCAGATCATGTTCATATCTTGGTAAGTATTCCACCAAAACTTAGCGTGTCACAATTTATGGGATATTTAAAAGGGAAAAGTGCCTTAATGATGTTTGATAAGCACGCAAATTTAAAATATAAATTTGGAAATCGACACTTTTGGTCAGAAGGATATTATGTAAGTACAGTAGGTTTAAATGAAGCCACCATAAAAAAATATATTCAAGAGCAAGAAAAACACGATATGGTGATAGATAAATTGACAACCCGAGAATATAATGACCCTTTTAAGGGTTAG
- a CDS encoding nucleotidyltransferase, which translates to MKSCGIIAEYNPFHNGHEYQIKQARQYSKAEAIIVVMSGNFLQRGEPAIIDKWQRAALALEYGADLVVELPFAYAVQAADYFAEGGIKLLHALGVEALSFGTDYEGLMDYHAFAQFQLENESAINRAFKAIQNNGMSYPQQMTDVYRQLFPEMCLDFSSPNHILGMSYAKENIKYTKPMTLIPITRYQSSHNDTSINEQSFASGTAIRKLTLDGELSGIKHVLPNNTYDILRTETLVSWENLWPLLKYQLTVLSTDQLARLYQVTQGIEYRLKEAVRQATSFAEFVSQVKTKRFTWTRIQRLCTYLLLNVNEEEITEARKQPYVRILGFNDVGQQLIKERKKSCEIPIITNINKKNESLLRLDIRAGQIYQMAKNDRKEQDYYQSPIRKQQINTF; encoded by the coding sequence ATGAAGAGTTGTGGCATTATTGCAGAATATAATCCGTTTCATAACGGTCATGAATATCAAATTAAACAAGCAAGACAATACTCGAAGGCTGAGGCAATTATTGTCGTAATGAGTGGGAATTTTTTGCAAAGAGGAGAACCAGCCATTATTGATAAATGGCAACGAGCGGCACTAGCTCTTGAATATGGGGCAGATTTAGTTGTCGAGTTGCCCTTTGCATATGCGGTTCAAGCAGCGGATTATTTTGCTGAAGGTGGGATTAAATTATTGCATGCGTTAGGGGTCGAGGCGTTATCTTTCGGTACAGATTATGAAGGATTGATGGACTATCATGCATTCGCTCAATTTCAATTGGAAAATGAGTCTGCCATTAACCGAGCCTTTAAAGCAATTCAAAATAATGGGATGAGCTATCCGCAGCAAATGACGGACGTCTATCGACAACTTTTCCCAGAGATGTGTTTAGATTTTTCATCGCCTAATCATATATTAGGAATGTCTTATGCCAAAGAAAATATTAAGTATACTAAGCCAATGACACTTATACCTATTACTAGATATCAATCCAGTCATAATGATACATCCATTAACGAACAATCATTTGCTAGTGGGACAGCTATTCGTAAGCTAACATTAGACGGAGAGTTGAGTGGAATTAAGCATGTGTTACCCAATAATACTTATGACATATTGCGTACAGAAACATTAGTATCATGGGAAAATTTATGGCCGTTATTAAAATATCAATTAACTGTTCTATCAACTGATCAACTAGCGAGACTGTACCAGGTAACCCAAGGAATAGAGTATCGACTAAAAGAAGCAGTACGTCAGGCAACAAGCTTTGCTGAGTTTGTTTCCCAAGTGAAAACTAAACGTTTTACTTGGACAAGAATTCAACGACTATGTACCTATCTATTACTTAATGTCAATGAAGAGGAAATAACAGAAGCAAGAAAACAGCCTTATGTCAGAATTCTTGGTTTTAACGACGTAGGGCAACAACTAATTAAAGAACGTAAAAAATCTTGTGAAATACCAATCATCACCAATATAAATAAAAAAAATGAATCCCTTCTTCGTTTAGATATAAGAGCGGGTCAAATTTATCAGATGGCTAAAAACGATAGAAAAGAACAAGATTATTATCAATCTCCGATAAGAAAACAACAAATAAACACTTTTTAG
- a CDS encoding MDR family MFS transporter: protein MKKKSTSLTLTVLLFGTFIAFLNQTLMNVALPSIMNDFGIDATQGQWLTNGYLLINGIMVPTTAYLIDRFKTRNLYLTIMTIFALGTLICGISDNFTMLIIGRMLQASGGGIVGPLLTVIVMRIYPMEHRGTAMGFIGLAMNFAPAIGPTLSGWIVQSFSWRYLFYLIFPLVILNILLAAVFLPNVGEQKNISLHKPSIILSSLGLGSLLLGFSNAGGNSWLSLNVAGYILAGVIILILFVRMQLKIKEPVLNLNVFKQKMFRLSTIANFFIIMGLYGGMLLLPLFLQNVKGVMPLKSGMVLLPGALSMAILSPITGNLFDKYGYKLLSNIGLSVLAIGTLPFMFFKPDASLVVIAICQMIRNIGIAMVSMPIQTEAMNSLPENLLSHGNAMYNTIRQVAGSIGTAVLITIMSNASATYASNHIDVTQQTSLLFGIHTAYTVTFVLTIIALILLAFIKVPKNNK, encoded by the coding sequence ATGAAGAAAAAATCAACATCCTTAACGTTGACGGTCTTGTTGTTTGGTACGTTTATTGCATTTTTAAATCAAACATTAATGAATGTTGCGTTACCAAGCATTATGAACGACTTTGGGATTGATGCCACTCAAGGTCAATGGTTAACAAATGGCTATTTATTAATTAACGGGATCATGGTTCCAACGACAGCTTATTTAATTGATCGTTTTAAAACAAGAAATCTATATTTAACCATTATGACGATATTTGCCTTAGGGACGTTAATCTGTGGAATTTCTGATAATTTTACGATGTTAATTATTGGAAGAATGTTACAAGCTAGTGGGGGAGGAATTGTTGGTCCCTTATTAACGGTCATTGTGATGCGTATATATCCAATGGAGCACCGTGGGACTGCCATGGGATTCATTGGATTAGCCATGAACTTCGCTCCAGCTATTGGGCCTACGCTATCAGGTTGGATTGTCCAATCATTTTCATGGAGATATTTATTCTATTTAATATTCCCATTAGTTATTTTAAATATTCTATTAGCAGCAGTCTTTTTACCTAATGTTGGTGAGCAAAAAAATATTAGCCTTCATAAGCCAAGTATTATTTTATCTTCATTAGGATTGGGTTCATTACTATTAGGATTTAGTAATGCTGGTGGTAACTCTTGGTTAAGTTTAAATGTTGCAGGTTATATTTTAGCTGGTGTTATTATTTTAATTTTATTTGTAAGAATGCAATTAAAAATTAAAGAACCTGTGTTGAATTTAAATGTCTTTAAACAAAAAATGTTTAGACTATCAACGATTGCCAACTTCTTCATCATTATGGGATTATATGGTGGTATGCTATTGTTACCTTTATTCTTACAAAATGTTAAAGGGGTTATGCCTCTAAAATCTGGAATGGTCTTATTACCTGGAGCTTTATCAATGGCCATTTTATCGCCAATTACAGGTAATCTATTTGATAAATACGGATATAAATTATTGAGTAATATTGGGTTGAGTGTCTTAGCAATTGGAACGTTACCGTTTATGTTTTTCAAACCAGATGCAAGTCTTGTAGTGATTGCAATATGTCAAATGATTAGAAACATTGGGATAGCGATGGTATCCATGCCTATTCAAACAGAAGCAATGAACTCACTACCAGAAAACTTATTAAGTCATGGGAATGCCATGTATAATACCATTCGACAAGTAGCCGGTTCGATTGGGACAGCAGTCTTAATTACGATTATGTCAAATGCGAGTGCAACATATGCAAGCAATCACATTGATGTGACACAGCAAACATCACTATTATTCGGTATTCATACAGCCTATACAGTGACCTTTGTATTAACTATTATTGCTTTAATATTATTAGCATTTATAAAAGTCCCAAAAAATAATAAATAA
- a CDS encoding KH domain-containing protein — protein sequence MTDVKELVLTIIRPLVSHPEDISLTIEESDEFMEYNLKVHSDDIGRIIGKQGRVAKAIRTIVYSVRTNGPKKIRLNILD from the coding sequence ATGACAGATGTGAAAGAGTTGGTATTAACCATCATTCGTCCGTTAGTCAGTCATCCTGAAGATATCTCATTAACGATTGAAGAGTCAGATGAGTTTATGGAATATAATTTGAAGGTACATTCAGATGATATCGGTCGAATTATCGGCAAACAAGGTCGTGTTGCAAAAGCAATTCGTACGATTGTTTATTCAGTAAGAACCAATGGCCCTAAAAAGATTCGTTTAAATATTTTAGATTAA
- a CDS encoding ABC transporter ATP-binding protein, with protein MTNKVVEINHLQKIYGKANEKQYQALADISFDVHEGEFVGIMGPSGSGKTTLLNMISALDTPTNGTINIAGQNIVKLNENQLTDFRAEKIGFIFQDFNLLENLTMRQNIGLPLSLQGLSAKKIQTQVEKIADRLNIGHILDNYPTEVSGGQKQRVAAARALIHQPELLLGDEPTGALDSKNAKNLLEALRDLNEQDKTTILMVTHDPMSASYCKRILFIRDGEIFKEIEKQGSQQAFYEDILSILSHVDFSAESQV; from the coding sequence ATGACAAATAAAGTCGTAGAAATTAATCACTTACAAAAAATATACGGGAAGGCTAATGAGAAGCAATATCAAGCGTTGGCTGATATATCATTTGATGTGCACGAAGGGGAATTTGTAGGAATTATGGGCCCATCCGGATCAGGTAAAACAACCTTATTAAACATGATTTCAGCTTTAGATACGCCCACTAACGGTACGATTAATATAGCTGGGCAAAACATTGTGAAATTAAACGAAAATCAATTAACAGATTTCCGTGCAGAAAAAATTGGGTTTATTTTCCAAGATTTCAATTTGCTAGAAAATTTAACGATGAGACAAAATATTGGTCTACCATTATCTTTACAAGGTTTATCCGCTAAAAAAATTCAAACACAAGTGGAAAAAATTGCAGATCGTTTAAACATTGGACACATATTAGATAATTATCCAACTGAAGTTTCCGGTGGTCAAAAACAACGAGTAGCTGCTGCTAGAGCATTAATTCATCAACCAGAACTTCTTCTTGGAGACGAGCCTACAGGTGCCTTAGATTCAAAAAATGCGAAAAACCTTTTAGAAGCACTTCGTGATTTAAACGAACAAGATAAGACGACCATCTTAATGGTAACGCATGATCCGATGAGTGCAAGTTATTGTAAACGAATCTTATTCATCAGAGATGGTGAAATTTTTAAAGAAATTGAGAAACAAGGAAGTCAACAAGCGTTTTATGAAGATATTTTATCTATTTTATCACACGTTGACTTTTCAGCAGAAAGTCAGGTGTAG
- a CDS encoding VanZ family protein gives MGSYLEPIKMAILAFPIIAIVLSLPIFLFQYYRNGTFLRWNALVIYSFILYMITAYFLVILPLPDRDEVAKLTIPRYNIKPFQVVMEFIKHTSLDIKNPSTYLPALKESVVIQPVFNIFLTIPFGTYMRYIFKKSLKTTVLLSFCFSLFFELTQLTGLYGYYPRSYRLFDVDDLFLNTLGGIIGYYLTPLISRLFPRHDTLQNKIKTNAKKVTYVKRTVTFITDWILFSVLLSIVEMLFFKGHSSYFSGILVFILYYYIVPAYIFDGQTIAKKITWIKMVNEDGSRITRRSLMIRQALFGVNCYIIIILLGNALEATGTVPDEQLDIALYTVFIIAGYALIFILHILYNIVIKDNELAYEEFAKTTQISIK, from the coding sequence ATGGGAAGTTATTTGGAGCCAATTAAAATGGCTATTTTGGCATTTCCGATTATAGCCATTGTATTAAGTTTGCCGATTTTTTTATTTCAGTACTATAGAAATGGCACTTTTTTAAGATGGAATGCATTAGTCATCTATAGTTTTATTTTATATATGATCACAGCGTATTTTCTAGTGATTTTACCATTACCAGATCGTGATGAAGTCGCAAAGTTGACCATACCAAGATACAATATTAAACCATTTCAAGTAGTAATGGAATTTATCAAACACACAAGTCTTGATATCAAAAATCCGTCAACTTACTTACCAGCATTAAAAGAATCTGTTGTTATTCAACCAGTCTTTAATATATTTTTGACGATTCCATTTGGTACTTACATGCGCTATATATTTAAGAAAAGTTTAAAAACAACTGTATTATTATCGTTCTGCTTTTCTTTATTTTTTGAATTGACACAATTGACGGGGTTATATGGTTATTACCCAAGGAGTTATCGATTATTCGATGTAGATGATTTGTTTTTGAACACATTAGGAGGCATAATAGGGTATTATTTAACCCCATTAATCAGCAGATTATTCCCACGTCACGATACGTTGCAAAATAAAATCAAAACCAACGCAAAAAAAGTGACCTATGTGAAACGTACAGTGACATTTATAACTGACTGGATATTATTTAGTGTGCTTCTATCAATAGTTGAAATGTTATTTTTTAAAGGTCATTCTAGTTACTTTTCAGGTATTCTAGTCTTTATCCTTTACTATTATATTGTGCCCGCCTATATTTTTGACGGCCAAACAATTGCCAAAAAAATTACGTGGATAAAAATGGTGAATGAAGATGGTAGTAGAATCACTCGCAGGTCATTAATGATTAGACAAGCGTTATTTGGTGTTAACTGCTATATTATTATCATTTTATTAGGAAACGCTCTAGAAGCAACTGGCACAGTTCCGGATGAGCAATTAGATATTGCGTTATATACGGTCTTTATTATTGCTGGATATGCACTTATTTTTATCTTACATATTTTGTATAATATTGTTATTAAAGATAATGAGTTAGCCTATGAAGAATTCGCTAAAACAACACAAATAAGTATTAAATAA
- the rpsP gene encoding 30S ribosomal protein S16 produces MAVKIRLKRMGSKRNPFYRIVVADSRSPRDGRFIEVVGTYAPTKNPAEVTIKEDLVLDWLSKGAQPSDTVRNILSKEGVMKKHHEAKFEKK; encoded by the coding sequence ATGGCAGTTAAAATTCGTTTAAAACGTATGGGTTCTAAAAGAAACCCATTTTATCGTATTGTAGTAGCAGATTCTCGTTCTCCACGTGATGGACGTTTCATCGAGGTAGTAGGAACTTACGCTCCAACTAAAAACCCTGCTGAAGTAACAATCAAAGAAGACTTAGTTTTAGATTGGTTATCAAAAGGTGCACAACCTTCAGATACAGTTCGTAACATCCTTTCTAAAGAAGGCGTTATGAAAAAACATCACGAAGCTAAATTCGAGAAAAAATAA
- a CDS encoding FtsX-like permease family protein, producing MTWKLALINVKKRWQDYAVLMMGLVVSVAIFYMFQTLSLNTTFLQEAIPTVSIVGFIFQIGSVMLGLLTIVYIFYANSFLLSMRKKEYGMYMMFGAKKSKIKQMMTIETLSIGGLALLIGIFVGAGFAAIMSRVLMKMLELKTNAYSAFSIKAILLTIVFFTILFIFTAIVNNSKFSKTKLLQLLNEEGTSEKYRPNKFKIIGLTLLSVILLGIGYWVIMNLAKIGQMGLVIAMLTITFGTFAFYQALFPLAVNLLKNSNVAQKKLRIFTLSQLSFKANSISRVLAMITMMLALSLGAITVGFGFNNEKESSVNFYPYDVVSNNPTPELIKEINSLPGVDEKVIYHIKEVGDNTYYLYDELKAHPMLVDESKVDNHTIQLNDSSAVTWVPYTNIEQGGVYTYDNVSDNLLMNAFENLDNPYKSFTVNPVYHVLSQADFDQVDAPVLDKHVVRLSSFKDGLSQLKAINNLEVERSDVESFNTSSKYNLYSMMSGMMSGFMFMGAFLGVAFLAMLASCLMFKILSGAHADKVRYEMLNKMGVRKSLLIKSMVQEIGVLFIVPGLLGTAHVLFGLQMFKDLLTDPYANLWLPFVLFAVVYVIYYLFTVVLYKNIVLKDKH from the coding sequence ATGACATGGAAATTAGCACTGATTAATGTGAAGAAAAGATGGCAAGATTATGCGGTCTTAATGATGGGACTAGTTGTTTCAGTTGCCATATTTTATATGTTTCAAACATTATCGTTGAATACAACATTTCTACAAGAAGCGATTCCAACTGTATCTATTGTAGGGTTTATTTTCCAAATCGGTTCTGTTATGTTGGGATTATTGACGATTGTCTATATTTTTTATGCCAATTCATTTTTATTATCGATGCGTAAAAAAGAATACGGTATGTACATGATGTTTGGTGCTAAAAAGAGCAAAATCAAACAAATGATGACGATTGAAACACTATCAATAGGTGGTTTAGCGTTACTAATTGGTATTTTTGTAGGTGCAGGTTTTGCTGCCATTATGAGTCGTGTATTAATGAAAATGCTTGAATTAAAAACGAACGCCTATTCAGCTTTTTCTATTAAAGCTATTTTACTAACAATTGTATTCTTTACTATTTTGTTTATCTTTACAGCTATTGTAAATAATTCTAAATTCTCTAAGACCAAATTATTGCAATTGTTAAATGAAGAAGGGACAAGCGAAAAATATCGCCCTAATAAATTTAAAATTATTGGGTTAACGTTATTATCCGTGATCTTATTGGGCATTGGTTATTGGGTAATTATGAACCTTGCGAAAATAGGTCAAATGGGATTAGTGATTGCAATGTTAACAATCACTTTTGGAACGTTTGCCTTTTATCAAGCTCTTTTCCCATTAGCAGTTAACTTGTTAAAAAATTCAAATGTTGCACAGAAAAAATTACGTATTTTTACTCTATCGCAATTAAGTTTTAAGGCGAATAGTATCAGTCGAGTATTAGCAATGATTACTATGATGCTGGCTTTATCTTTAGGTGCTATTACGGTTGGATTTGGTTTCAATAATGAAAAGGAATCCTCGGTTAATTTTTATCCTTATGATGTAGTAAGTAATAATCCAACGCCAGAATTAATAAAAGAGATTAATAGTCTACCGGGTGTAGATGAAAAAGTGATTTACCATATTAAGGAAGTTGGAGATAATACCTATTACTTATATGACGAATTAAAAGCACATCCAATGTTAGTTGACGAAAGTAAAGTCGATAATCATACCATTCAGTTGAATGATTCTTCTGCTGTCACATGGGTGCCCTACACGAATATTGAACAGGGTGGTGTATACACTTATGATAACGTAAGTGATAATCTGTTGATGAATGCTTTTGAAAATTTAGATAATCCTTATAAGAGTTTCACGGTTAATCCTGTTTATCATGTCTTATCTCAGGCAGATTTTGATCAAGTAGATGCCCCGGTATTAGATAAACATGTCGTTCGTCTATCTAGTTTTAAAGACGGACTTTCACAATTAAAAGCTATTAACAATTTAGAGGTAGAACGTTCAGACGTAGAATCATTTAATACTTCTAGTAAATATAACCTTTATAGTATGATGAGCGGCATGATGAGTGGCTTCATGTTTATGGGTGCCTTCTTAGGTGTTGCCTTCTTAGCAATGCTTGCAAGCTGCTTGATGTTCAAAATTTTATCTGGCGCACACGCTGATAAAGTGAGATATGAAATGTTAAATAAAATGGGGGTACGTAAGAGTTTGTTAATTAAATCCATGGTACAAGAAATTGGCGTTCTTTTCATCGTCCCTGGTTTACTTGGAACGGCGCATGTGTTATTTGGTTTACAAATGTTTAAAGATTTATTAACAGATCCCTATGCAAATTTATGGTTACCGTTTGTATTATTTGCAGTAGTTTATGTTATCTATTATCTCTTTACGGTTGTTTTATATAAAAATATCGTTTTAAAAGATAAACACTAA
- the trxB gene encoding thioredoxin-disulfide reductase, with the protein MYDVVIIGSGPGGMTAALYASRADLKVLVLERGIYGGQMQNTAEVENYPGMGMISGPELSEKMYQDSNNFGAEHAYGYVTGIEVNDTHKTVVTDDNRYETKTVIIATGAEHRKLGTPGEDEFAGRGVSYCAVCDGAFFRNQHLAVIGGGDSAVEEGAYLTQMASKVTVIHRRDELRAQKILQDRAFKNEKMDFIWNKTVETIQGDDNKVNALQLVDTQTGETSTLEVDGVFIYVGLVPITEHFSNLGITDEEGWVITNEKMETTMPGIYAIGDVRKTVLRQITTAVGDGSIAGQEVYKYIESLND; encoded by the coding sequence ATGTATGATGTAGTTATTATTGGCTCAGGCCCTGGCGGTATGACCGCAGCTCTTTATGCATCTAGAGCTGATTTAAAGGTTTTAGTATTAGAACGAGGTATTTATGGTGGTCAAATGCAAAACACTGCAGAGGTTGAAAATTATCCTGGTATGGGCATGATTAGTGGTCCAGAATTATCAGAAAAAATGTATCAAGATTCGAATAACTTTGGAGCGGAACACGCGTATGGTTATGTTACAGGAATTGAAGTAAATGATACACATAAAACGGTGGTAACGGACGATAATCGTTATGAAACGAAAACAGTTATTATTGCGACAGGTGCTGAACATAGAAAATTAGGAACACCTGGTGAAGATGAGTTTGCTGGACGCGGTGTGTCGTATTGTGCCGTATGTGATGGTGCATTTTTCCGTAACCAACACTTAGCAGTTATCGGTGGTGGTGACTCAGCGGTTGAAGAAGGAGCTTATTTAACACAGATGGCGTCTAAAGTAACCGTTATTCATCGACGTGACGAATTGCGCGCTCAAAAGATTTTGCAAGATCGTGCATTTAAAAATGAAAAAATGGACTTTATCTGGAATAAAACAGTAGAGACAATTCAAGGTGATGATAATAAAGTAAATGCCTTACAATTAGTTGATACACAAACGGGTGAAACGTCGACATTAGAAGTTGATGGTGTCTTTATTTATGTAGGGTTAGTACCAATCACTGAACATTTTAGTAATCTAGGCATTACAGATGAAGAAGGTTGGGTTATAACTAACGAAAAAATGGAAACAACAATGCCAGGTATTTATGCAATTGGTGACGTTAGAAAAACAGTCTTACGTCAGATCACCACAGCAGTTGGCGATGGTAGTATTGCCGGTCAAGAAGTTTATAAGTACATTGAATCATTAAATGATTAA
- a CDS encoding MATE family efflux transporter, with protein sequence MNKKEVCMLGYLSPTHSDKKLLLLSWPILVELFLRVIIGNINVFMISGYSEPAVAAVSSSNQLINLTVFIYGFVTVGTQIIIAQLIGAKEHHKINKVIQTGLFGAFIMGILISLTFIFFSKQLLSFMNLPTDIVEIGQGYLQFFGGSLIVSALTAVVIAVLRSHGQTKPALIIPLVSTILAVIGNYLALFSPFGFPHLGVNGLGLSSAIANTIGLIISFYLLNSCIGYNVAKHNPFNISKKYLGTIFKLGLPSSGESLSYQASQIVVTIIVATLGPTYLIAKSYVQTITQFVYITANAIAQGNQIMVGRFVGAKEYEHAFNRAKRSAVLGTLITILLSFIVYLFAEPFMSIFTSNQEIIEISKVILLIDIALETGRSVNMILVSALNAAGDVKFPLICSLIALWVISLPFSYLLAIVVKWGLVGVWLAYTIDEGLRSIAMIKRWHSGHWRNKNVVS encoded by the coding sequence ATGAATAAAAAGGAGGTCTGTATGTTAGGTTATCTATCGCCGACTCATAGTGATAAAAAATTACTATTATTAAGTTGGCCTATTCTTGTAGAATTATTTTTACGTGTTATTATTGGAAACATCAATGTGTTCATGATTTCAGGTTATTCTGAACCGGCAGTCGCGGCCGTCAGTTCATCGAATCAGTTAATCAATTTAACTGTTTTTATTTATGGCTTTGTTACAGTTGGGACACAAATCATCATTGCGCAATTAATTGGAGCAAAAGAGCATCATAAAATTAATAAAGTCATTCAAACAGGATTGTTTGGTGCATTTATTATGGGGATCTTAATTAGTTTAACTTTTATTTTCTTTTCTAAACAGTTATTATCCTTTATGAATTTACCTACTGACATTGTCGAAATTGGGCAAGGTTACTTACAATTTTTTGGAGGTAGTTTGATTGTATCAGCATTGACTGCTGTGGTTATTGCTGTTCTTAGAAGTCATGGACAGACAAAACCAGCCTTAATTATCCCACTTGTTTCCACTATTTTAGCAGTAATAGGTAACTACCTAGCATTGTTTAGTCCTTTTGGTTTTCCTCATCTTGGAGTTAATGGCCTTGGCCTATCAAGTGCGATTGCTAATACTATAGGGTTAATTATTTCATTTTATTTATTGAATTCATGCATTGGTTATAATGTGGCAAAACATAATCCGTTTAATATTTCAAAGAAATATTTAGGAACTATATTTAAATTAGGCTTACCCTCTTCAGGCGAATCTCTATCTTATCAAGCTTCCCAAATTGTGGTAACCATTATAGTAGCTACTTTAGGTCCTACCTATTTAATTGCCAAATCCTATGTACAAACAATTACTCAATTTGTCTACATTACAGCTAACGCGATTGCTCAAGGAAACCAAATCATGGTTGGACGATTTGTGGGTGCTAAAGAATACGAGCATGCTTTTAATCGTGCGAAACGTAGCGCGGTACTTGGAACGCTTATTACGATTTTATTATCCTTTATAGTCTACCTATTTGCAGAACCTTTTATGAGTATCTTTACTAGTAATCAAGAGATTATTGAAATCTCTAAGGTCATATTATTAATTGATATCGCATTAGAAACAGGGCGTTCTGTTAATATGATATTAGTTAGTGCCTTAAATGCCGCAGGAGATGTTAAATTCCCACTTATTTGTAGTCTAATTGCGCTATGGGTAATTAGTTTACCTTTTTCGTATCTTTTAGCCATTGTCGTTAAATGGGGCTTAGTCGGCGTCTGGTTAGCCTATACAATAGATGAAGGATTACGATCTATCGCAATGATCAAAAGGTGGCATTCAGGACATTGGCGGAATAAAAATGTCGTATCATAA
- a CDS encoding DUF3307 domain-containing protein produces the protein MGNLVLAFIIGHLLADFPFQKNQLKLTNKQMAGHIFIHFCVYIVLGVAYLLYLPEVTSDIVLKLVYVILLICFVHWIVDIGKEHVIDLIDEKEEDLHLEMIYQVCIFLLDQLTHMTIIVGAISFVFKENFHIFQQLDMLLSGILSLEFSSQVLLTIIVVLLSIFVIGNLNKLILGYFEPDREIVEKVEIEETRSLGNISEVERVTTNRVFTVEEFPTKSGLWIGGFERSIIMMCCFANNLIAVAIFACFKMLARFKQFEDKSYGDYYLLGNLVSFSCAILLGYFLKFVWGFELNF, from the coding sequence ATGGGTAATCTTGTATTAGCATTTATAATTGGTCATTTATTAGCAGATTTTCCGTTTCAAAAAAACCAACTGAAATTAACAAATAAACAGATGGCAGGGCATATTTTTATCCATTTTTGTGTTTATATTGTTTTAGGGGTGGCTTATTTATTATATTTACCAGAAGTTACATCAGACATTGTTTTAAAATTAGTCTATGTTATCTTGTTGATTTGTTTTGTTCATTGGATAGTCGATATAGGGAAAGAACATGTGATTGATTTGATTGATGAAAAAGAAGAAGATCTTCATTTAGAAATGATCTATCAAGTATGTATTTTCTTATTGGATCAACTTACGCATATGACGATTATTGTAGGTGCTATAAGTTTTGTCTTTAAAGAAAATTTCCATATTTTCCAACAATTGGACATGCTGTTAAGTGGTATTTTATCATTAGAATTTAGTTCTCAAGTATTATTAACGATTATCGTTGTATTATTAAGTATTTTTGTTATTGGGAATTTAAATAAATTAATTTTAGGTTATTTTGAACCTGATAGAGAAATAGTGGAAAAAGTTGAGATTGAAGAAACTCGTTCATTAGGAAATATTTCTGAAGTTGAACGAGTGACGACAAATCGAGTGTTTACAGTTGAAGAATTTCCTACAAAGTCAGGTTTATGGATTGGTGGATTTGAACGAAGTATTATTATGATGTGTTGTTTTGCCAATAATTTGATTGCAGTAGCTATTTTTGCTTGTTTTAAAATGTTAGCACGCTTTAAACAATTCGAAGATAAATCATATGGCGATTACTATTTATTAGGTAATTTAGTCAGTTTTTCATGTGCTATCTTACTGGGTTACTTTTTAAAATTTGTTTGGGGATTTGAACTTAACTTTTAA